The region CTTCTTTTTGCCACTATAGCTTTTCTTCTGTTTTTTTAGGTCTTTGTATTGGAATTTCTGTGGCATCAACAATCACCACGTTCCAGTCGATGCCTTCGCCCTTAGGTAAATGCTTCGGTAAATTAAATAGATTAGACTTGATCAGGCAGTCCTCTACATGACGGACAATTCTTGAAGCAGTCGGCTCTGACACACCATAACTAGTTGCAACATGGAACAATGTTCGATATTCACGCCAATAACTTAAGCACAGAAGGATTTGATCTTCTATGCTTAATTTGGTGGGTCTACCTTTAGCAGGAACATGCATTTTCAGTTGTTCCACCATTAAATCAAAGGTTGACCATGAGATGCCTGTGTATCGCTTAAACTGTGTTTCAGAAAGCTTTTTTGAATCGATGTATTTCATCCGCAGATTATGCATGAATATTTAAAATTCTTCGGTACAAATAATCAGCAAGAGACTGTTTGTTTTTTGATTTATGAAAGAGGCCTAATAAGATAGATAATTTTATTTAATTTTAGAATATTTGTGCTGTATCTTTTTGTATTTGGTTGTTTATTATAATTTTTTTATGAAATTGCAATAGAAAAATAATAGTCAATGTTTTTTACTTAATTTAATAGATCTCTTGCGAAAGTAAAAACCATCCCCATATAGATTTCATGAGATATCAGAACTTAAACCGTTTTTCAGATTCTGAATTCAAGCGCTTGGTTGGCGTACCTCGAGCAGTTTTTACCGAAATGGTCGAGGTTTTAGAAAAAGCAGAATCACTCAAAAAGAAATCAGGCCGTCCTCATACTTTAGCTATAGAGGATCAATTGTTATTAACACTCAATTACTTACGAAATTATAGCACTCAATTGGAGTTAGCAGCACACTATCATATCGCTGAAAGTAATGTGAACCGAACCATTAAAAAGGTTGAAGATGCCTTAATGAGATCAAGACGTTTTACTCTGCCAAAACGAAGCCTTACCACAACAGACGAACGCTTTAACTGGGTCATTATTGATGCGACAGAATGTTCAATAGAACGCCCGAAAAAAAAATCAGAGTAAGTTCTATAGTGGTAAAAAGAAGAAACATACGCTTAAAGCCCAAGTGATCTACCATCCTAAGAGTAAACAAATCATAGGATTAGATATATCGTATGGCAGTCAGCATGACATTAAATTGGCAAGGAAAACGGTTAAGAAATTCAAACATTGTGAATATGTTATGACTGATTTAGGGTACTACGGATTAGAGCAAGATGGCTTTAAATTATTGATGCCCATTAAGAAAAAGAAGAATTTTCCTTTATTTGAAGTTGAGAAAAAGTACAATAAAATGATTGGAAAAATACGCGTTGTGATCGAACACATTAATAGTCAATTGAAAACATTTAGAATCTTAAGTGAACGCTATCGAAATAGACGGAAAAGATTCGGTTTACGCATGAACTTAATTGCTGCACTGGTAAACCGAATCAACTTGCAATAACAACTTTCGCAAGAGGTCTATTAGATCTCTTCCATAAATCAAAAAATGATTGTTATATTTAAATGGATATTGAAAGTTCCTTCTCCCTCTGGGATGAGAAGTGTTACTTCGCAAGAGGATGAGGGGATTTCTTAGAAAAACCTCTCCCTGAGGAGCATGCTCCGCAAGTCTCCTACAATGAGAGGGAATTTCCTTTGCAGTGATTCAAAAATGATTTATGAAAGAACCCTACTAATTCATTATAAAAATAAAAATCTTTAAGGTAAGATTAAATCCAACATGATTAGACGTATCTAGACTTTATAGATACCCCAGATAAGGATCAAAGCATGCAACAAGAAGTCATCATTGTCGGTGGTGGGATGGTAGGCTTAAGCCTCGCACTGATGCTGGCGAAAACCGGGATTGCGGTCAAACTGTTAGAGGCAATCCAATACCCAGATTATGATGACATCAATCTTGCTCCCTATCACTCCAGCTTCGATGCCCGTAATAGCGCTTTGTCACGCCGTAGCGTACAGATTTATCAGGAACTGGGTCTGTGGGATGCTCTGCAGGAACATGCAACGCCGATTCTGGAAGTGAATATTACCGAACAGGGCAGTTTTGGTAAGGCACGTTTAATTGCAGAACAAGAAAAAGTCGAAAGCTTTGGTCAGGTGATTGAAAATGCCTGGCTTGGTCGTGTACTGCTGACACAAGTCAAAAGAGAGCCATGCATTGAACTGATCGATGGTGTCCAGGTGACTTCACTCATCCAGGATGCAGACTTCGCTTATATTGAAGCACAGCGTGGCGAGACGACTTTAAAACTGCAATCAAAACTGGTGATTGCTGCAGACGGTCGTGATTCTTTCTGTCGCAAGGCACTTGGTATCGGTGCGTCGGTGCATGACTATGATCAGGTCGCGATTGTCACGACCGTACAAACTTCTAAACCACATGGTCATGTTGGCTTTGAGCGTTTTAGTCCGCTTGGCCCATTAGCTTTGCTACCACTTCCAGGCGAATACCGCCGTTCTGTGGTATGGCCAGTACCAAAAGGTACCGAGCATGAATGGCTTGGTGAGGAAAATGATCAGCACTTCCTGGATGCGCTGCAGCAGACCTATGGCGATCGTGCTGGAAAATTCCAGAAAACTGGTAAGCGTTTCAGTTTCCCATTATCACAAGTCCTGGCAGAAAAGCAGGCGGTGGGTCGTGTAGTGTTAATGGGGAATGCCGCTCATACGATTCATCCAGTGGCAGGTCAGGGCTTTAATCTGTGTATGCGCGATGCTCATGTGCTGAACCGTTATCTGACAGAACAGCTGGAACAGGCTGCTGATCTGGGCGATGCTCAAATGCTGCAAGACTATGAAAAATCACGCTTAAAAGACCAGCAGCGTGTGATCAAATTCTGTGATTCAGTCGTACGTGGCTTTAGCAACCAGAATCCATTCCTGAAACTGATTCGTAATACCGGATTGGTGGCTTTTGAAAATATTCCAGGCATCAAGCCACTTGTAGCAAACTATGCAATGGGGCTCAAAGCATGACAGAACAAAATCAGGTACTCGATGCTGTCATTGTGGGTGGCGGACTGGTAGGTGGTTTAACGGCATTATTAATGGCTCAAGGTGGCGTACAGGCAACCGTGCTGGATGCTGCACCGATTCTGGATGCTGAAAAGACGTTAAGTGTTGCCAATCCACGCGTATTGGCACTGAGTCAGGCCACCATTCATTTGCTAAAAACTGTAGGTGTTTGGGATAAACTTGCCCGCCAGCAGCCATATACAGGCATGCAGGTCTGGAATAAAAATGGTTATGGTGAAATCAATTTTGGCCAGCCTTCAGAGAACACACCAAAAGCCGAGCAGGCGCTTGGTTCCATGGTTGAACCCAGTATTCTGAACCTGGCCATTCAGCAAAAAATGCTGGAAGAACTGAAAGATTACCGCACACAGGTCAAAGTTAGCCGGGTAGAACGCGGTGTGGGTGTCTGGATGGTACAACTTGCCGATGGTACCCAGATCAAAACCAGACTGCTGATCGGTGCAGATGGTGCCAATTCCTTTGTCCGTGAACAAGCCTTTATTGATATTGATGTGCTGGATTATAAACAGGCTGGCATCAGCTGTGCCATTAAGACTGCACAACCACATCAGCACGTCGCACGCCAGATTTTCCTGGAAACTGGTCCATTGGCTTATTTACCGATGGCAAGCTTAAAAGCTGAAGAACAGGGTCACTGGCAATCGATCGTCTGGACCCTACCGGATGATTATGCTGAAGAATATGCAGCACTGTCAGATCAGGAATTTACTCAATTACTCACCCGAGAAAGTCATCATATGCTCGGTGAGGTTCTGGAAGCGACCCGACGAGCAACTTTCCCGCTTAAAGCACGTGCGGCTCAGCAATATGTGCAAGATGGTCTGGCCTTGATCGGTGATGCAGCTCATGTCATCCATCCATTGGCAGGACAAGGGGTCAATATTGGCTGTCTGGATGCGGCAGTGCTCTGTGATGTATTACTGCATGATAAAGCACGTGGTGTCTGGGCACATGAGCAAACTTTACAGCGCTATGAACATCTGCGTAAGGGGCAAAATGATGCCATGATGCACAGTATGTCTGCGATTGGCTGGATGGAAACTACCCAACTTTTCCCTGTAGTTTGGGCACGCAATTTTGGCCTGAAACAGGTCGAACAGCTGCCTGTATTAAAAGATGCTTTTATGGCGCAGGCCAATGGTTTGGCGCTGCTTAAAAATACCCGCTACGCCATATGACCTGGAATTGTTATTTTTTAAACAATCATGTGTAAAAAGAAACGAATTTGTTTAAAAAAGATACGATTTTTTAATATTTGGTACTAGGCGAAACACAAAGAGATTGCTAAATTTCAGGTAATTTACAACCTAGTTTAAATGCACATGTGATGGTCATTTGTGGGGGAGATGAAAATGACAGATATGAATGAATATGATGAAGCAGAAGATGCTGTAGTTGATGATGATGAAGCGAAAGCAGCAGAGAAAGGCGCTGCTGAAGGTGATGAAGTTGTTAGTGATACAGATGTTCAGGAAGCTGAAACATTGACTGTAACAGCGAAGCTGAAAAAGCGTCAGGCACTTGAAGATGAAGTGGCTGCGTTCCTGGCTCGCGGTGGTCGAATTACTGAAGTACCAGCAGACGACTCAGTACGCGAATAAGTTGCCTATCTCCTGAATATAAAAAACACCACAGATTACTGTGGTGTTTCTTTATGCCTATCCATCGATGGACGCTATTTAGTCATTAGCACCCGTCAACTCAAGTGCACGTTGGTAAGCCACTTTCTTTTTGATACCGGTCAGGTCAGCCGCCAGCTGGGAAGCTGCTTTTACCGATAAATCCTGTAATAAACGAAGTAGCAGCTTATCCAGTTTTTCCTGCTCCATATCTTTTTCGACAGTCGCTCCACTTACCACCAGGACGATTTCACCTTTTTGCTGGTTAGAGTCATTAGCGATAAACTCAATCAATTCACCCAGGGTCATCTTGCGGATCGTTTCAAAAGTCTTGGTAATTTCACGGGCAAAACCCACCGGACGATCAGCACCAAATACATTCGCCATATCTTTCACACATTCCAGAATGCGATGCGGTGCCTCATAGAAAATCATGGTCTGGGTTTCATCTTTGAGTTTTTCCAGATTGAGCAGACGCTGGCTTTGTTTCGATGGCAGGAAGCCTTCAAAGCTGAAACGATCACTCGGTAAACCTACTGCGCTTAATGCAGCAATTGCAGCACAGGCACCAGGT is a window of Acinetobacter sp. ASP199 DNA encoding:
- the rsmI gene encoding 16S rRNA (cytidine(1402)-2'-O)-methyltransferase; this translates as MSAQLFVVATPIGHLDDISYRAIEVLKSVSLIAAEDTRTSMQLLKHFNISTPLTACHDHNESNKIDQLIQRLLNGENMALISDAGTPLISDPGFKFVRAAQEHNIRVIPVPGACAAIAALSAVGLPSDRFSFEGFLPSKQSQRLLNLEKLKDETQTMIFYEAPHRILECVKDMANVFGADRPVGFAREITKTFETIRKMTLGELIEFIANDSNQQKGEIVLVVSGATVEKDMEQEKLDKLLLRLLQDLSVKAASQLAADLTGIKKKVAYQRALELTGAND
- a CDS encoding IS5 family transposase (programmed frameshift), translating into MRYQNLNRFSDSEFKRLVGVPRAVFTEMVEVLEKAESLKKKSGRPHTLAIEDQLLLTLNYLRNYSTQLELAAHYHIAESNVNRTIKKVEDALMRSRRFTLPKRSLTTTDERFNWVIIDATECSIERPKKNQSKFYSGKKKKHTLKAQVIYHPKSKQIIGLDISYGSQHDIKLARKTVKKFKHCEYVMTDLGYYGLEQDGFKLLMPIKKKKNFPLFEVEKKYNKMIGKIRVVIEHINSQLKTFRILSERYRNRRKRFGLRMNLIAALVNRINLQ
- a CDS encoding transposase family protein, translated to MKYIDSKKLSETQFKRYTGISWSTFDLMVEQLKMHVPAKGRPTKLSIEDQILLCLSYWREYRTLFHVATSYGVSEPTASRIVRHVEDCLIKSNLFNLPKHLPKGEGIDWNVVIVDATEIPIQRPKKTEEKL
- a CDS encoding FAD-dependent monooxygenase, translated to MTEQNQVLDAVIVGGGLVGGLTALLMAQGGVQATVLDAAPILDAEKTLSVANPRVLALSQATIHLLKTVGVWDKLARQQPYTGMQVWNKNGYGEINFGQPSENTPKAEQALGSMVEPSILNLAIQQKMLEELKDYRTQVKVSRVERGVGVWMVQLADGTQIKTRLLIGADGANSFVREQAFIDIDVLDYKQAGISCAIKTAQPHQHVARQIFLETGPLAYLPMASLKAEEQGHWQSIVWTLPDDYAEEYAALSDQEFTQLLTRESHHMLGEVLEATRRATFPLKARAAQQYVQDGLALIGDAAHVIHPLAGQGVNIGCLDAAVLCDVLLHDKARGVWAHEQTLQRYEHLRKGQNDAMMHSMSAIGWMETTQLFPVVWARNFGLKQVEQLPVLKDAFMAQANGLALLKNTRYAI
- a CDS encoding FAD-dependent oxidoreductase, encoding MQQEVIIVGGGMVGLSLALMLAKTGIAVKLLEAIQYPDYDDINLAPYHSSFDARNSALSRRSVQIYQELGLWDALQEHATPILEVNITEQGSFGKARLIAEQEKVESFGQVIENAWLGRVLLTQVKREPCIELIDGVQVTSLIQDADFAYIEAQRGETTLKLQSKLVIAADGRDSFCRKALGIGASVHDYDQVAIVTTVQTSKPHGHVGFERFSPLGPLALLPLPGEYRRSVVWPVPKGTEHEWLGEENDQHFLDALQQTYGDRAGKFQKTGKRFSFPLSQVLAEKQAVGRVVLMGNAAHTIHPVAGQGFNLCMRDAHVLNRYLTEQLEQAADLGDAQMLQDYEKSRLKDQQRVIKFCDSVVRGFSNQNPFLKLIRNTGLVAFENIPGIKPLVANYAMGLKA